In Populus trichocarpa isolate Nisqually-1 chromosome 12, P.trichocarpa_v4.1, whole genome shotgun sequence, a genomic segment contains:
- the LOC112323560 gene encoding metacaspase-1-like produces the protein MYMLVNCSNCHTLLQHPPGANSICCAICHAITYIADPRSAPPPPARSYSSSSHYQHYPPPPHPFQVVPSPFTHAPHGPPPAVHGTKRAVICAVSYKNTKNELKGCINDAVCIKYLLVNRYNFPESSIIMLTEEETEPYRQPTKFNMRLALSWLVQGCQPGDSLVFHFSGHGSQQKDYNGDELDGYDETLCPTDFETQGMIVDDEINAVIVKPISHGVKLLAIIDACHSGTVLDLPFLCRMDRSGKYVWEDHRPRSGVWKGTSGGEVISFSGCDDDQTSADTSALSKITSTGVMTYSFIQAIERGHGTTYGSVLNAMRATIRKTTNEHGGGIVTTLISMLLAGGNFSGGITQEPQLTASEPFDVYSKPFSL, from the exons ATGTACATGTTAGTCAACTGTTCAAACTGCCACACCCTTTTGCAGCATCCACCAGGAGCCAACTCCATCTGCTGTGCCATCTGCCATGCCATCACCTACATAGCTGATCCTCGCTCTGCCCCACCACCGCCTGCTCGATCTTACTCATCCTCGAGCCACTACCAACATTACCCTCCTCCACCTCATCCTTTTCAGGTGGTTCCATCACCATTCACTCATGCGCCTCATGGACCACCACCTGCTGTCCATGGCACAAAGCGTGCTGTGATTTGTGCGGTATCTTATAAGAATACTAAGAATGAACTCAAAGGGTGCATCAATGATGCCGTGTGCATTAAGTATTTGTTGGTTAATAGGTACAACTTCCCTGAATCCTCCATCATCATGCTCACTG AGGAAGAAACTGAGCCTTATAGGCAGCCAACGAAATTCAACATGAGATTGGCATTGTCATGGCTCGTGCAAGGATGTCAGCCTGGAGATTCATTAGTGTTTCATTTTTCCGGTCATGGTTCGCAGCAGAAGGATTACAATGGAGATGAGTTGGATGGATATGATGAAACACTTTGTCCAACAGATTTTGAAACTCAAGGAATGATTGTTGATGATGAGATCAATGCAGTAATTGTCAAGCCTATTTCCCATGGTGTTAAGCTTCTTGCCATCATTGATGCTTGCCATAGTGGCACTGTGCTGGATTTACCGTTTCTCTGCAGAATGGATAG GAGCGGGAAGTATGTCTGGGAAGATCATCGCCCTCGATCAGGAGTATGGAAAGGGACTAGTGGTGGGGAAGTGATCTCCTTCAGTGGCTGCGATGATGATCAAACCTCTGCAGACACTTCG GCTCTATCGAAGATCACTTCAACAGGTGTAATGACTTATTCGTTCATCCAAGCAATCGAGCGCGGACATGGAACTACATATGGCAGCGTGCTGAATGCAATGCGGGCTACCATCCGTAAGACGACCAATGAGCATGGTGGTGGTATTGTAACAACACTTATCTCAATGCTATTAGCAGGGGGGAATTTCAGCGGAGGGATCACACAG GAACCACAGTTAACTGCTAGCGAACCATTTGATGTGTATTCAAAACCTTTCTCCTTGTAG
- the LOC112323544 gene encoding uncharacterized protein LOC112323544 — protein MVGFGRDQAQPRVGSGHVHAQPRVGLGRDQAQPHIGLGRSHAQPRVGRGRINAQLCVEPGLTSLTIAPAHECHPIPRRQLAYEDELSDDEEYVEHMFRHNHQGHRNVGGRELQTFRMKMDLPSFNGQLQIEGFLDWLAVVERFFDYMEIPEDKKVKLVAYKLMGGASAWWEQLQLTRMRHRKGMVQTWANMRRLLRARYLLPNYEQVLFQQYQDCIQGNRTVQTYVEEFHRLSSRNNLSETDAQQVSRFVGGLCLTIQDRVSMQTIYSLTEAINLATKAEAQLERAKSIAGTRSSFDPNRAAIDKGKFLAFQPLPINTSKGPNSNGAPLRIGGAIEAPRNSYALPSSDKCYRCGQPGNRSNQCPRRSTVNLIGPGEEPDLTAEGVEDEVAYTYEEDEVIGGDEGELLSCSLVVRKLLLAPRQIEQSQQHNIFRTRCTVNKKKHPSPYKIGWIRQGAEARVTEICRIQFSIGQNYLDKVTFDVVEMDACHIILGRPWQFDVDAIYKGRDNVYIFMNKGQKVVLGPIKEEFSVVEPKTKGKLVLLVDGEKFMDGAKKIGELFAVVIGGGIRTELPNIPHDLQPLLAEFQEIIPSELPDGIRVRDIQHQIDLTPGASLPNRPYYRMSPKESQILQEQVEELISSTRSERDWFRRVLVLARCQPC, from the exons ATGGTTGGGTTTGGACGCGACCAAGCCCAACCCCGCGTTGGGTCTGGGCATGTCCACGCCCAACCCCGTGTTGGACTTGGACGCGACCAAGCCCAACCCCACATTGGGCTTGGACGCAGCCACGCCCAACCCCGTGTTGGTCGTGGACGCATCAACGCTCAACTCTGCGTTGAGCCTGGAC TCACAAGCCTGACCATTGCTCCTGCTCATGAATGCCATCCAATTCCACGTAGGCAGTTAGCCTACGAGGATGAACTGAGTGATGATGAGGAATATGTCGAACACATGTTTCGACACAATCACCAGGGACATCGCAATGTGGGAGGGCGAGAACTGCAAACATTCCGTATGAAAATGGATTTACCCAGTTTCAATGGTCAGTTGCAAATAGAGGGGTTTCTTGATTGGCTGGCAGTAGTTGAAAGATTCTTCGACTACATGGAAATCCCTGAAGATAAAAAGGTAAAATTGGTTGCTTACAAATTAATGGGAGGAGCCTCTGCTTGGTGGGAGCAGCTGCAACTCACGCGGATGCGACATAGAAAAGGGATGGTACAAACATGGGCAAATATGAGACGACTTCTACGAGCCAGATATTTACTACCAAATTATGAACAGGTCCTGTTTCAACAATATCAGGATTGCATACAAGGAAACAGAACAGTGCAAACATATGTTGAAGAATTCCACAGATTATCCTCACGTAATAATCTGTCAGAAACTGATGCGCAACAAGTCAGCAGGTTTGTTGGTGGTCTATGTTTGACTATACAGGATCGGGTCTCCATGCAAACCATCTATTCGTTAACTGAAGCCATCAACCTGGCTACAAAGGCAGAGGCACAACTGGAAAGGGCAAAGTCGATAGCTGGAACGAGAAGCTCTTTTGATCCTAATCGGGCTGCAATAGACAAAGGAAAGTTTCTAGCTTTTCAACCACTGCCCATCAATACTTCCAAAGGACCAAACAGTAACGGGGCACCCTTAAGGATTGGAGGAGCGATAGAAGCACCTAGAAATTCTTATGCTCTTCCATCGTCAGATAAATGCTATAGATGTGGGCAGCCAGGGAATCGCTCCAATCAATGTCCCAGACGGAGCACAGTGAACCTAATAGGACCAGGGGAGGAACCAGATTTAACAGCAGAAGGAGTAGAGGATGAAGTAGCATACACCTATGAAGAGGATGAAGTCATAGGGGGAGATGAGGGAGAGTTATTGTCATGTTCCCTAGTAGTTAGAAAACTACTACTGGCACCAAGACAGATAGAACAATCACAGCAGCACAACATATTTCGAACCAGGTGCACTGTGAACAAAAAG AAACATCCATCACCATATAAGATCGGCTGGATCAGACAGGGTGCAGAAGCAAGGGTCACTGAAATTTGCCGCATTCAATTCTCCATTGGGCAAAATTACCTAGACAAAGTTACTTTTGACGTAGTTGAAATGGACGCATGTCATATAATTCTAGGCAGACCGTGGCAGTTTGATGTGGATGCTATATACAAGGGGCGTGATAATGTGTATATCTTCATGAATAAAGGGCAGAAAGTCGTTTTGGGTCCAATAAAAGAAGAATTTTCTGTAGTCGAACCGAAAACTAAAGGGAAGCTAGTGCTTTTGGTCGATGGGGAAAAATTTATGGACGGAGCCAAGAAGATAGGAGAGCTTTTTGCAGTAGTAATTGGGGGAGGAATCAGAACCGAACTTCCCAACATTCCACATGACCTACAACCCTTACTAGCAGAGTTTCAGGAAATCATACCATCAGAGCTACCAGATGGAATACGGGTGCGCGATATTCAGCACCAGATTGATTTAACTCCAGGGGCTAGTCTGCCAAATCGACCCTATTATCGGATGAGTCCGAAAGAGAGTCAGATCTTACAAGAGCAGGTAGAAGAACTGATCAGTTCTACCCGCTCAGAAAGGGACTGGTTCAGGAGAGTATTAGTCCTTGCGCGGTGCCAGCCTTGCTAG
- the LOC7484363 gene encoding pectinesterase PPME1, translating to MGSIAAIQCAITAILLVSTTVSSDDKSPIPADPSSLNTWFQDNVKPLADRKGTIDPALEAAEAKPRTIKVRQDGSGEFKTLKDAINSIPTGNTERVIVDIGPGEYIEKLKIERSKPFVTFLGSPSNKPTLSFDGTAKEYGTVYSATLEAEADYFVAANIIFKNSAPRPNGELKGEQAVALRISGDKSAFYNCRLIGFQDTLCDDKGRHLFKDCYIEGTVDYIFGSGKSLYLGTELHVIGDENGNFITAHARNSEAEDTGFSFVHCKVDGTGAKGAYLGRAWQARPRVVFSYTTMSSVVNPEGWSNNFHPERDQTALFGEYKCEGEGANPAGRAKATKQLTPDQAAPFISLGFIEGSKWLLHPPN from the exons atgggtTCCATTGCAGCTATTCAGTGTGCCATTACAGCAATTCTTCTTGTGTCCACCACCGTTAGTTCTGATGATAAAAGTCCGATACCTGCCGATCCATCGAGCCTAAACACATGGTTTCAAGACAATGTCAAGCCCCTGGCAGACCGTAAGGGCACCATAGACCCTGCCCTCGAAGCGGCCGAGGCCAAACCAAGAACCATCAAGGTTCGACAAGATGGAAGTGGAGAATTCAAAACCTTGAAGGATGCCATTAACAGCATTCCAACAGGGAACACAGAACGAGTGATTGTGGATATTGGACCTGGAGAGTACattgaaaaactcaaaatcgAACGTAGCAAACCTTTTGTTACATTCTTGGGATCGCCTAGTAACAAGCCAACCTTGTCATTTGACGGCACGGCAAAAGAATATGGAACTGTTTACAGTGCTACCTTGGAAGCTGAGGCTGATTACTTTGTGGCTGCTAATATCATTTTTAAG AATTCTGCGCCGAGGCCAAATGGGGAATTGAAAGGAGAACAAGCAGTTGCTCTGAGGATTTCTGGGGACAAGTCTGCTTTCTATAACTGCAGATTAATTGGATTTCAAGACACATTGTGTGATGACAAGGGACGGCATCTCTTCAAGGATTGTTATATTGAAGGCACCGTTGATTACATTTTTGGAAGCGGAAAGTCCTTGTATTTG GGAACAGAGTTACATGTGATTGGTGATGAAAATGGGAATTTCATCACTGCCCATGCAAGAAACAGCGAGGCAGAAGATACTGGATTTTCGTTCGTGCATTGTAAAGTAGATGGCACTGGCGCCAAGGGGGCGTATTTGGGACGAGCATGGCAGGCAAGGCCACGAGTGGTCTTCTCATACACTACCATGAGCAGTGTTGTTAATCCTGAGGGATGGTCCAATAATTTCCACCCTGAACGAGACCA GACTGCTTTATTTGGAGAATACAAGTGCGAGGGGGAAGGAGCTAACCCCGCAGGCCGCGCTAAAGCGACCAAGCAGCTAACACCTGATCAAGCAGCTCCCTTCATTTCTCTTGGCTTCATTGAAGGTTCCAAATGGCTGCTTCATCCTCCAAATTAA
- the LOC18103842 gene encoding uncharacterized protein At1g28695 encodes MNGLKNHCNHIISFSLLFLTLLCGLITFKPFSPFQYYTRNVTSTSQKDALGLALAEASTENKAVIIAMVNKAFVEGDDKSMLDLFLDSFWHGENTRGLVDNLLLVNVDQASYERCKFLRLHCYKLETDGVKFDKEEVYMSDEFIKMMWRRTLFLGQVLRRGYNFIFTDADVLWLRNPFPRLSFNKNIDLQISTDRFNGDQWSQTNPINTGFFMIRSNKNTIQLFDLWYERKDKSTGQKEQDVLNGMLHGGVFKKLGLRVRFLDTLYFSGFCQDSKDIRAVTTVHANCCRTISAKITDLSAVIDDWKRFKRSAVNETSTFGNLKHEACAHSWGK; translated from the exons ATGAATGGTCTCAAGAACCATTGCAACCACATCATTTCCTTTTCCCTTCTGTTCCTTACTTTACTATGTGGATTAATCACCTTCAAGCCTTTCTCTCCATTCCAGTATTACACA AGAAACGTGACCAGTACTAGCCAAAAAGATGCACTGGGACTGGCTTTGGCTGAGGCATCGACAGAAAACAAAGCTGTGATAATCGCTATGGTAAACAAGGCCTTTGTAGAGGGTGACGATAAGTCAATGCTAGACCTTTTCTTGGATAGTTTCTGGCATGGTGAAAATACGAGAGGTTTGGTTGATAATCTCCTGCTTGTTAATGTTGATCAAGCGTCCTATGAACGGTGCAAGTTTCTCCGGCTTCACTGTTACAAACTTGAAACAGATGGTGTGAAATTTGATAAAGAGGAAGTGTACATGTCCGATGAATTTATCAAGATGATGTGGAGGAGAACCTTGTTTCTTGGACAAGTACTCAGACGTGGCTATAACTTCATTTTTACG GATGCTGATGTATTGTGGTTAAGGAACCCATTTCCAAGGCTGAGCTTCAACAAAAACATTGATCTACAAATAAGTACAGATAGGTTCAATGGTGATCAATGGTCACAGACCAACCCAATAAACACGGGCTTCTTCATGATCAGGTCAAACAAGAACACTATTCAATTATTTGACTTGTGGTATGAAAGGAAAGACAAGTCTACTGGACAGAAAGAGCAAGATGTTTTAAATGGAATGCTTCATGGAGGTGTATTTAAGAAGCTAGGCCTTAGAGTAAGGTTCCTGGACACCCTCTACTTCAGTGGATTCTGTCAGGATAGCAAGGACATTAGAGCTGTTACAACTGTTCATGCCAATTGTTGTCGAACGATTAGTGCCAAGATTACTGACTTATCTGCTGTTATAGATGATTGGAAGAGATTCAAGCGGTCTGCGGTCAATGAGACATCAACATTTGGAAATTTGAAGCATGAGGCGTGTGCACATTCATGGGGGAAATGA